The Pseudalkalibacillus hwajinpoensis DNA window CAATTAATTCTTTCCATTCTGTATCCAGCGCCGGCTCATCATTCTCTTCTTCGAGAATAAAAACTTCCATCGGGACTTTAAGTTCTGCAGCTATTTTCTCAAGGAATTGAATAGATGGGTTAGCCTGTTGATTTCGCTCAATAGAACTAAGATAGGATTTTGCGACCCCGGCCCGCTTTGCTAATTCGGTTAAGGATAAACCCATTCGATTACGATAAAGTTTAATTTTTTCCCCTATCATTCCCATACCTCTACTTTATCATTATTTAATAACTTAA harbors:
- a CDS encoding helix-turn-helix domain-containing protein; this encodes MIGEKIKLYRNRMGLSLTELAKRAGVAKSYLSSIERNQQANPSIQFLEKIAAELKVPMEVFILEEENDEPALDTEWKELIEEAMRSGITKEDFADYLEFKKWQLNSKND